A region of the Bacteroidales bacterium genome:
TTCTTGCGTAAACAAAATATCACTGTATAAAATTAATTTTATAATACTGTATATCTATTGCAATATCAAACACATACAACTACTTGTGTTTAAAAAATGATCTAATGCCAAGAACAATTTATTCAAATAGTTATTCCTTTGGACTAAAATTTGATAATGTGTTTTTTTAAAATAAAACAATAAAGATTAGTTTAATAAAAATAGAATTATGAGAAGATTTTTAGTTTTATCATTCATTTTGTCATTCGGATTGACGAATGCACTTACAGCTCAGGTTACTGAAGCAGAAGCTGAGTTAAAAGCTCAAAGCAAAGATACAGTCGAAGGTTGGAAAACCGGAGGAGTTCTTGGAGTTAACTTTTCACAAACAGCACTTGTGAATTGGGCGGCAGGAGGACAAAGTTCAATGTCTCTTAACGGCATTTTTAGTGTTTTTGCAAACTATAAAAGAGGTAAAAACGTATGGGACAACTCACTTGACTTGGGTTATGGAGTTTTACAACAAGAGGATGTGAAATATGCGAAAAAAACTGATGACAAGGTTGACCTCCTTTCTAAATATGGACGTAGAGCATATAAAAATTTTTACTATTCGTCACTTTTGAACTTTAAAACACAAATGGCTACAGGGTACAACTATCCTACAGATAGTACCAGAGACAAAGTATCAGACTTTTTTGCTCCTGCCTATTTAATAGGTGCAATTGGTATGGATTATAAACCAGATAATCATTTGAGTATTTTTGCAGCACCCATTACCACTAAATTCGTTTTTGTAAATGATACAGTCCTTTCAAATGCTGGCGCTTTTGGTGTTGAGAAAGGTAAAGCATATAGGGGAGAATTTGGTGGATATATCAGAGCTATATACTCTAAAAATGATTTCGAGCATGTGCTTTTGAAAAACATTTCGTTTACAACAAAACTTGACCTCTTTTCAAATTATTTAGAAAATCCTGAAAATATTGTTGTAAACTGGGAAACATTAATTGCCCTAAAAATCAACAAGTATATAAACGTTAATATCAATACCCTTCTAATTTACGACGACAAAATCAACATCGGTAAAGACGAAAACAGTGATGGTATAATAGAGCCCAGTGAAATGAAACCAAGAGTACAATTCAAAGAGCTTTTGGGTGTAGGATTGTCAATTAAGTTTTAAAACTATATAAGCATTAAATTAATAGTAAGACAATGAAATTTTTAAAAGATTTTAAAGCATTTGCCCTAAAAGGCAATGTTATAGATATGGCAGTGGGTATTATAATAGGAGCTGCCTTTGGTAAAATAGTTACATCTCTTGTAAACGATATTATCATGCCACCCCTGGGGTTACTTATTGGTGGCGTTAATTTCTCTGACCTTAAGGTGGTTATGAAAGAAGCAACAGAAGTTGCACCTGCAGTTACTTTAAATTATGGGCAGTTTATACAGGTTGTGTTTGATTTTTTGATTGTTGCAGTAGCAATATTTATGCTTATTAGAGTAATTAGTGTAGCAAAACGCAAACATGAAGAGAAAGCTGAAGCAACACCAGCACCAGCTCCTGAACCATCAAATGAAGAAAAACTACTTGAAGAGATTAGAGATATTTTGAAAAACAGATAGAGATGAGTTTTTAAAGTTAAAAGAGATGGAATACGTTCCCTCTCTTTTTTCTTATTGCTTTCAAGCAATAATCCAAATCAGGGAAAATATAAACGTATGAATACAAAAATTTCAATCTTACTTTCAGCTATTTTATTTAGCTTACATGTAATTGGACAAGAGAATACCAATAAATTCGATTTTAGGTTAGGAGCTGGAATCTCATTGCAGGGAACTGGCGATATGATAACGTTCAACTATGAAAACGAGGTAAACTATCAGCTAAATCGATACCTTGCAAGTTCGATATCAATAAATTTAGGGCGAAGCAATTATGGGGTTTTTGAGACATCCTCTTTTGTTCAAGGTAATTTGAATATTTTTATTTCCCCATTTAAAAACAACAAACAATTTGACTTCAGGCTAGGAATAGGAATAACATATTACAATGTTAATGATGCCTACATTTTTTCAGAACTTTGGGTCAATGGGGTATTGATAGATGCGGACTACGAGTTTGACAATCGTAACTCATTGGGATTTAACCTAATAATTGAAAACACCTATTTACTTACAGATAAGTTTATGGTTGGTTTAAAACTATTCACTCAACCATATCTAAATGGCGATATTAATTCAGGGGCTATGCTAAAACTTGGATTGAAAATATAATAACAGTCATAAACTACTTTGTTTGCAAATATGTATAGCAACTCAAAGATAATTTGTTTCGATGCAGACGATACTCTTTGGATTAATGAACCTATTTTCCGAGAATCAGAAAAACGGTTACATGAGGTTGTAAGGGAATATATATCAGAGTCTGAGCTGAACAAAGTGCTGTTTCAAATAGAGACGCAAAACATGGAGCTATACGGATACGGAGCAAAAGCGTTTATTCTTTCACTTATAGAAACAGCTTTAAAAGTATCGAATAACAGAGTAGCAGCTGTACAAATTCAGCAAATTATAGATATTGGCAAGCTACATCTTAATAGCCCTGTTACTCTTATTGACGGTGTGGAAAAAGTGCTAAGCGCCTTATATTCAAACTACAGACTTATATTAGCAACTAAAGGTGATTTGTTGGAACAGGAGCGCAAACTTGAAAAATCGGGTTTGGCAAAATATTTCCACCATATTGAAATAATGACAGAAAAAAATCCGGAAAACTATATCAAGCTATTGAAAAATTTAGATGTTAAAGCCAGTGAATTTGTTATGATAGGTAACTCATTAAGGTCTGATATTCTGCCAGTCGTTGAAATAGGAGGAATGGCGATATATGTCCCTTACGAGATTACGTGGCAACACGAAAAGGTTACCGGTGAAATTGATTCTACGTTGTTTGTTCAAGTTGAGAAAATAAGCGATATCCTTCCATATTTTTCAATTAGCAATTAATCTGTGTCAATCCGTTTAATCTATGTGTTCTGTGTTCCAAAAATCCGAAATCCCCACTAAGTTTTATCATCAAACGCAAACTGGTACAAAGAAAGGGTGCCACCAAAACCATTCAGTAGCACCCTCCCATATTTAACCTAACCTAATAAAAACTACTTAATTAACTTCTTCATTATTGCATCCTTGTCAAGCTTTTTAGTACAGAAGAACCAGTCTTTGCAGTCAAGGTTTTTATCTTCTATCCTTGCTTTTGCAACGCCGCACGAACCGGCTGTAGGAACAATAACATCGTCTCCCGGTCGCCAATCTGCCGGAGTAGCAATTTCAAACTCATCAGCTGTTTGTAGTGCAACTACTATGCGGTAAATCTCATCGAAATTACGTCCCGTGCTAATTGGATAATAAAGAATAGTTCTTATTATACCCTTTGGGTCGATAATGAAAACAGCACGAACTGCCTTGGTGTCGCTTTGACCCGGCATTATCATACCGTATTTTTTCGACACATCCATTGTAATGTCTTCAATAAGAGGGAATTTAACCTCGATGTTTTTCATACCGTTGAATTCAATTTTTTCTTGAATTGTGCGTAGCCAAGCGATATGGCTATATAGTCCGTCAACTGAAAGACCTAATAGTTTAGTATTCAACTTGTTAAACTTCTCTTCCATCGAAGCAAAAGTAATAAACTCAGATGTACAAACAGGTGTAAAGTCAGCCGGATGGCTAAACAGTATTACCCAGTTCCCATGATAATCTTTCGGGAAGTTAATCTCTCCTTGAGTTGTTATTGCTTTAAACTCTGGTGCTTTATCGCCAATACGTGGCATCGAAAATACTTGATTGTTTTCCATAATAATCTGTTTTTTAATTGTTTATATTTATTTATTTTTATTGCTAAAGTTTTTCTTTAAAGGTACCTGATATCTGAAGGTTTATCTCTTTTATATCCCAACCTTCGATAGGTTTTTTGAAAAAATACTCTTTCAGTAAATTGTCCAACTCTATGTCGAAATAGTTATCTATCCTCTCGCTTTTATCACAATATATGTGATGGTGGCACTCTGTTATGACATCGTATCGAACAAAATCCTTTTCGGTTTTGATTTTTTTAACTATGCCTTTTTCGGCAAAAGTTTCGAGTGTGTTGTATATCGTGCCCAATGCAATGTTTGGATAATTTTTATGAACATGTTCTTTAATTGTTTCTACTGTTGGATGATTTTTTAACTCAATCAACGATTCCAAAATTTTTAGTCGTTGAGGCGTTATCTTCAATCCACTATTATGTAATATTTCATTTAAATTAGAACTCATATTAAATAGGAATTATTCTTATATAATAACAATTATTGTGCCAAATCGTTTAAAAAACGAAAAATAATTTCAGCCACCAAAAGCGGTAACTGAATGAGGTAGAAGTGTGTTTAGTCTAAATTTACAACCAGGAAGTTTGTAATAACTAACTGATAATTAGTAAATTGACTGATAATTATTAATTGCTAAATGTCAACGCAATTGAGTATGTTTTGAATAACATATCTGAACCGTTCGCGGATGTCAATATCAATACTTTCGCCTTTTTCCGTTTTAACAGCTATTGATTTAATGGGTAATTGCCTGATAATGCTGTGTTGTTCAGGACTAATATCATAAATCAACATTGATGAAACCGAGATGATTGTTGATGAACCTTGTTCGTTTTCTGGTAGCGGTCGTGGCATTATTTGAAGAGTAGAATTATCGCTAAAAGTGAAAGTTATGGGTAGTTTGTCACTTACTATAAAGTTACCGTATCGGGAATAACGCATTTTAAGATATTTTTTCTCTCCAATGCACTGAGCTTTAAAATAAAGAGGTTGTCCATTTAGTCTGCCTACCATTAAATCTTCAGTTCGCTTCACAAAAACTCCTGTTATAGGGTCCACTTGGTTTACCTCTAAGGCACAGTTTTGAGCATTTGCAGATGTTATAGCTAGAAGGAGTCCAATAGTTATTAAAGTATGTAGATTGAAAAAAGTTTTCTTAATTTGCATGGTATTATCAATTAATGTTTGCTGTGCAATTAGTAGTAATTTATTCTGCAAATATTTTAATATGAGCTACTGAAACAATGTTTTTACAAAATATCGGACTAAAATACACTATTTTTGCGAATTGTATGGTAGTTTTTTTGTATAATTTTTTAATAACAATACAATGGATGTTGTAATATAAATGAAAGATGCTACATCTACTCTGTCAATCATGAAACGAACATGACGGTCAAAATCTGATAAACATTAAACATAACTATAAACGTATGAATTTAAAAAACTTAGTTTTAGTAGTCATTATCTTATTTGCTTGTGGATGTGGAACATCGCTCGATCCAACAAATATCCCCACACAATTTGAACTGTCGGGAGGAACAAGAACGTCAAATTATGAACAAACAATAGAATTTTGCGAAAAAGTTGCACAAATTTCCCCTAAGATACGTTTTATCTCTATTGGTAAAACACCTCAAGGGCGACAAATACCAATGTTGATAATTGACCAAAAAGAAAACTTTACTCCCACAAAAGTCCATAATTCTGGCAATGCCGTACTGATGATTCAGGCAAATATACACGCCGGAGAGCCTGACGGAAACGATGCCGGAATGTTGTTAATTAAACGTATGATAGCTGAAAAATCATATCCACACAATATAACTATACTATTTTTGCCCGTGGTAAATCCCGATGGTCTTGCTCGTTTCGGAGCATATAATCGCATAAATCAGAATGGACCGAAGGAGGTGGGGTGGCGTACAACAGCACAAAATCTAAACTTAAATAGAGATTTTGTCAAAGCAGATGCTCCCGAAATGCAATATTGGCTTAAAATGTACAACACTTGGATGCCCGATTTTTTTATAGATTGTCATGTGACTGACGGTGCAGATTATCAATACGTTATAACATATGTAATGGAAATATTAGGCAACATGAATCCTGAGCAAACCAAATGGCAAAAAAATTATCTTAACCATATCACACCAATAATGGAAGAAGCAGGATTTCCGATATTTCCGTACGTATCGTTTAGGAATTGGCATGACCCACGAAGCGGTTTATATTCACGACCCGCGCCACCAATTATGTCCAACGGCTATTCTGCAATACAAAATCGTGTGGGACTGTTGGCTGAAGCGCATTCATTAAAGCCTTATGCTACAAGAGTTTATGCTATGTTAAAACTATTCGAGGAGACTATTGCTTATATCGAAGCAGACAGCAAAAACCTGATTAAACTCGGAAAAGAAGCCGACAAACAGATTGAAATGCTTGCAATAAATGGTGACAGCATACCACTTACATACAAGTTTACAGAAACTTATGATTTTGTTGATTTTCATGGGGTTAAATACGATAAGGTAGAAAGCGATCTAACAGGAGGTGATTGGTTTATTTATCACTCCGATAAGCCCACTACTTTTCGTTTGCCCTATCTAAAAAGAGTTGAAGCAGATATGTGGGCAAAAATACCTTCTGCATTTATTTTAGGTCCCGAATGGGGTTTTATCAAACAACGATTAGATTGCCACAAAATAAATTATTACAGGTTAACCCAAGATGTTGAGTTAGAGACTCAAACGTGGTGTTGTGCAAATCCTAAATGGGCAAAAATGCCTACAGAAGGTAGAATTATGTTAGACTCGGTCGATATAGAGAAAATAAATGTAAAAGGGAAATGGATTGCCGGAAGTATTGTTATACCAATGAATCAACGTAGAGCGCGTTTGATTATGAGTATGTTCTATCCAAATTCCTCCGACTCTTTTCTGCGAAACGGAAGCCTGAACGTAATTTTTGAACAAAAGGAGTATTTCGAAACATATGTAATGGAGGTCAAAGCTCGTGAAATGCTAGATACAGTTCCGGGATTAAGGAAGCAGTTTGAACAGTGGAAGAGCGAACAAAACAGAGAGCTAACAAATTACGAGCAATTAGAATGGTTTTATAATCAAACACCGTATAGCGACAGCAAAAGATTTATTTATCCAATTAGCGAAATAAGTGAAGAGCAATTACAACAGTTGAGAAAAATATGGAAATAAAAGTATAACAACAAAAAACTATATTTGCCTTAAAATCATTGATATACAGTTCCTGTAAGTTTACTTGTCCACTTTGCCTTTACTGTCAATGCGCATTTGTCTTATTTTTACATATTTTTGAAATGTGGTACTGGCGTTAACCTTGCAAATAAGGTAACCGTAAAAGCCATCTAAAAACCCAAGTTTGATAATGTAATCGCGGAAAAATCTCCATTTCGGATAAAGCCATATTTTGAATATTGTACTCCGCTTTCCTCGTTCAAATCCGGCTTTTGCAGCTATGTTGGAATAGTTGTCAGAACGTCTTGAGTGCTCTGCTATAGAACTATATGAATAGTGCAGAAGGTCTCCTTTCAGAAAAACCTGCTTTGCATTAGGTTCGAGCATATACTTGTCGTGAGGATTCACTCCTCCCCACTTTCCTTTACGGCTGTCCCACAGTCGCAATTTCCTATCGGGATACCAGCCACAGTGTCTTATCCATTTCCCACAATAGTTGGTCAGGCGATTAAAGTAATATCCATCGGCTTGCCAATTCTCTTTAACGGCTTTAATTGACTGTTCCAATTCGGGGCTAAGCACTTCGTCAGCATCTAACGATAATATATGTGGATAAGTTGCATATGTAATAGCTCGGTTTTTTTGTTCGATATGACCATCGAACGGGTGTTGAAAGAAGCTAGCACCATGTTGCAGACAAATTTCCTCTGTTTTATCGGTTGAAAAACTATCAAGTACGACAATCTCATCTGCAATATTTTTAACAGATTCTAAGCATCTCCCAATATTTTTCTCTTCATTGAAAGTAATTATTACAACTGAAATTGGAGTCATCTCTTTTTTCATATGTTAAAATTCTCAGTTTCTCACAAATATAAGTAAAAGCGAAAAATGTACAAACTTATTGCTGTTCTTATGTTGCTTGTATTATCTAATTTTATTATATTGTAGCTCTTTGTTGGGCTAAAATGATATAAACCAACAACTTCAAAAAACAATTATAAACAATCGGAAAAACTAACAAAGTCATCAAAAAAAATGATTAACTTGCAGCCCGATTTCTCTAAAAATTAAGAGAAATAAATTGGATATTGGGTAAACAATAAAAACAATATATTATGGCAAAAGTCATTGCATTAGCAAATCAAAAAGGTGGAGTAGGAAAAACAACTACAGCAATAAATCTTGCAGCAAGTTTAGCAGCATTAGAGAAAAGGGTTCTTTTGATTGATGCAGACCCGCAAGCAAATGCGACGTCAGGGCTCGGCTACGACGCAAGAGACGTTAAATCAAGTATATACGAATGCATTATTAATGCTGTAGATCCGGTCAGCACCATGCTAGATACTGAAATTGAGGGATTGAAATTAATTCCTTCAAATATTGACCTTGTTGGAGCAGAAATCGAGATACTTCAACTGCCGAACCGTGAATATTTGATGAAAAATGCTATTAGTAAGCTTCGCAACAATTTCGATTATGTATTGATAGACTGTTCTCCATCGTTAGGATTGATTACTTTAAATGCACTTACTGCTGCCGATTCGGTTATAATACCTGTGCAATGCGAATATTTTGCGTTAGAAGGATTAGGAAAACTTTTAAATACAATTAAAATCGTTCAGTCAAAACTTAATGTTGAGCTAGAAATAGAAGGGTTTTTATTGACCATGTATGATTCACGTTTACGACTTGGTAATCAGATTGTTGAGGAGGTTCGTAACCATTTTGAAAACATGGTATTTGAAACTATTATTCAAAGAAACGTTAAGCTAAGTGAGGCACCAAGTTACGGTAAACCCATTTTGCTTTACGATGCTAATAGCAATGGCTCTCTAAACTATTTGAATTTGGCTAAAGAGCTAATCGCTAAGAATGAAAATGTATAACATGTAATTCAAAATATTACAATATAATTAGTATAAAATGTGTGCGAAAAAGAGTGCTTTAGGGCGTGGTTTAGGGGCACTAATTGAGGAGGCTCCCAGAGCTCAAAAACCTGTTCAAAATAGTGCCGTTGTTGAAATATCCCTTGATCTTATAGATGTAAACCCGTATCAACCCAGAACAACATTTGACGAAGAGTCTTTAAATGATTTGGCATCTTCAATAAAGGAACTTGGTATTATTCAGCCAATTACTGTTCGTAAAACCGAAAACGGACGTTATCAAATCATTTCGGGTGAGAGACGTACACGTGGAGCACGTCTTGCAGGTTTAGAAACTATTCCCGCCTACGTTAGAGAAGCGGATGACCAAGGCATGTTGGAAATGGCTTTGGTTGAAAATATTCAAAGACAGGACTTAGATGCTATTGAAATAGCTATATCATACCAAAGACTGATTGAGGAGTGTAACTTAACTCAAGAGTCGCTAAGTGAACGAGTAGGTAAAAGTCGCCAAACTATAGGAAACCATCTGAGACTTCTACGTTTGCCAGCCGAAATACAAAAAGGAATACGTTTTGGCGTTATTTCAATGGGTCATGCACGTACTCTTATTACTATTGAAGACCTTGAACTACAGTTGAAAATTTTTGAAGAAATTATCACTAAAGAGCTATCAGTTAGACAAGTAGAGGATCGAATAAAAGAGATAAAAGGCAACATTAAGGGTTTAAAATCTAAAGATTCAAAGCAAAAAGAGAAACCTCAAAGCGAATTGGTTGAAGAGTACGAGAAACTTCAAAAATCTCTAACAGGTCGCTTCCAATCTCCTGTGGAGTTAAAAAGAAACACAAGTGGTAAAGGGAAAATAATCATTCATTTCCGGAACAACACTGAATTTGAGCGTATTTTAGGAATGTTTGAAAATCTAAACCCATAACTTTGAAGTGATAAGCAGGATTGCCATAGTTATTTTGGCTTTTATTTTATCAGTAAATAAAGCGTTTAGCCTGAGCAATACAACTTCTGAGCAACCCGATACGGGAAAAGTTTCACAAAAACGACCACTTATTGCAACAGGATTATCAGTAGTCTTGCCGGGAGCGGGACAAATTTACAATAAGCAATATTGGAAACCTCCTCTGTTTTGGGCAAGCATGGCTGGGGGTGCATATTTGTACCATAGCCAGCATAAACTATACAAGTCGTTCAGTAATGCTTATGATTTGAAAAGCAACTATTTAAAAAATCCCACATTATCAAGTGATCCATATCCGCAACACAGTTTAGAGTATCTGGAAACCTGGCGTAATAGACATAAACTGTTGCGAAATTTGGGTTTGTTCACACTGGGAGCAAGCTATATGGTAAATGTTGTAGATGCTTATGCTTCGGCACAAACTCATCATAATCCACGTGCTGCAACATTTATGTCGGCACTTTTGCCCGGCTCGGGACAGATATATAACCGAAAATATTGGAAATTACCAATTATTTACGGAGGTTTTGGAGCCTTGATTTACTTTTCACAAGTAAATCACAAGTATTTTTTGAAGTACAGGGATATGTATGAGCAAAAAATTGCTTCACAAAACAATGCTGAGATACCAGACCCGGAACCGTTAGCATCGCCAGAAGCTATTTTGCGTGAACGCGAGTACTGGAGGAGAAACCGAGATTTAAACTATATAGGCATAGGATTGCTTTATGTTTTAAATGTTATTGACGCAAATGTTGACGCTCACTTGGCTGAGTTTGATGTAAGCGATGACTTGTCCATGAAAATATCGCCAACAATTGCACCTTACAGCATTATGAATGCAAGTACAAGCAAAGCGACTGGCTACTACGGAGCAACTGTTTCTATAAGATTTTAAGCAGTTTGTCATAATTTATAAGAATATTACTTATAAATCGTTAATTTTGAGCCTTATACTTTTAATACCAATCGTAAGTAAATCAAATTTTAAATGATACATACATTTTTGCTAATAGCCACTACTGTTTTATTCGGAAATAGTAGTATTAGTCACGACGATACCGTCAGAAGTGAACAACTATTTATAGAACAGCAACTTATGCGCGATTACGATAGTCTTTTGATGTCGTTTTATGTGCAAAAATCGCTAGAGGATACAGTTTGCTCGGTTGGCGACACCCTGTTTGTCTCAGAAACAGCTATGGATACAACAAATATTGTGGTTGACTTGAATGACAGCACAATAATGAGGCAAATGTCTGAAATGCAAGTGCTTTTCGATGTTTCTTATAATCACATAGTTAAGGCATATATAAAAGTCTATTCTGAAAAAAAACGTGAATTGACAGAAACCGTTATGGGGTTGTCTGAATATTATTTTCCCTTTTTTGAAAGTCAACTTGACGCCGCAAATTTACCACTTGAATTAAAATATCTTGCAGTAATAGAGTCAGCCCTTAATCCTCGCGCTGTTTCACGAGCCGGTGCAACAGGACTATGGCAGTTTATGTACGCAACAGGAAGATATATGGGGTTAGAAATTAACTCGTTTGTAGATGACAGACGCGATGTTACTCAATCGACCAAAGCAGCAATAAAATATCTAAAACAGCTATACTCAATTTATGGCGATTGGACATTAGCTTTAGCTGCATACAATTGCGGTCCAGGAAATGTCAATAAGGCAATCAGACGTTCGGGAGGTCGCACAAATTATTGGGAAATATATTATCGCCTGCCACGTGAAACTCGTAACTATGTGCCAGGATTTATTGCAGCAATGTACGTGATGGAGCATGCTGAGGATTATAACCTTATACCCAAAAAGATCAATATGCCGACGTTAACAGATACAATTGTTATTCATAAACAGTTGCATTTAGAGCAAGTTTCTAAAGTTCTCAATATCCCTTTAAGTCAATTACGAGATTTGAATCCACAATACAGACGAGATATAATTCCAGCGACAACTAGCAAGAAATATCCGTTAAGATTGCCCTATGAATATGCACCTCGGTTTATCGACAATCAAGACTCTATTTTTAAGTATAATGATACGATCTACTTTAATCCGAATATACTTGTAGCAGCACCTGTTAGTAGTAGCTACAATGGTGCTCCTCCTTCAAAAAATCATAAAGCGCTCTATTACACAGTTGCTTACGGTGATAATTTAGGATATATTTCAAATTGGTTTGATGTAAGGTTGAGTGATTTGCGTGATTGGAATAATATATACAAAAATCGTATTCGGGCAGGTCAACGCTTGTTGATATACGTGCCATCATCGAAATATAGTTATTACGATGAGTTTAATAAACTCGATTTTGCTGCAAAGCAAAAAAGAAAGGGTATTGTAGTTAATACGGATAAAACTACAGAAAAAACTGATACTCAAAGCGATACATCTGGAAAATACCTTTACTACACTCTAAAAAAAGGCGACACCTTGTGGGAAATTGCAAAAAAATATGAAGGTGTAACAGATCGTGATTTATTGCGTATCAATGGGTTAACTGATGGAAAAAGTTTAAAACCAGGTCAGCAGATAAAAATTAAAAGATTAGACTAACAGAAGAATATTTAACTCTTCGTAACACCTAAAACCAATGAACCAAAACATAAAACCATCTTATGTTTTTTGGACAACAGTAGTAACATTGCTGATTTTAGGTTATGTATCATTTCTTTTAAACAAAAAACCGTTAGAAATAGCAGGCTTCACGGTCAGCTTACCAGACCCACTCTCTGTTTTCAGAGATGATATTGTTGAATATACAAATATTGATACGTTAATTGCAGATGTGCTAAGTGAATTAGAGACTGATACAGCCAAAAGTCAGATAGTTGTATTAGATTCTACTAAAGTTGTAACCGATAGTATTACAGTCGACTCTACATTAAAAAGTAGTATTACCAC
Encoded here:
- a CDS encoding DUF3078 domain-containing protein, producing the protein MRRFLVLSFILSFGLTNALTAQVTEAEAELKAQSKDTVEGWKTGGVLGVNFSQTALVNWAAGGQSSMSLNGIFSVFANYKRGKNVWDNSLDLGYGVLQQEDVKYAKKTDDKVDLLSKYGRRAYKNFYYSSLLNFKTQMATGYNYPTDSTRDKVSDFFAPAYLIGAIGMDYKPDNHLSIFAAPITTKFVFVNDTVLSNAGAFGVEKGKAYRGEFGGYIRAIYSKNDFEHVLLKNISFTTKLDLFSNYLENPENIVVNWETLIALKINKYINVNINTLLIYDDKINIGKDENSDGIIEPSEMKPRVQFKELLGVGLSIKF
- the mscL gene encoding large-conductance mechanosensitive channel protein MscL, with protein sequence MKFLKDFKAFALKGNVIDMAVGIIIGAAFGKIVTSLVNDIIMPPLGLLIGGVNFSDLKVVMKEATEVAPAVTLNYGQFIQVVFDFLIVAVAIFMLIRVISVAKRKHEEKAEATPAPAPEPSNEEKLLEEIRDILKNR
- a CDS encoding HAD family hydrolase yields the protein MYSNSKIICFDADDTLWINEPIFRESEKRLHEVVREYISESELNKVLFQIETQNMELYGYGAKAFILSLIETALKVSNNRVAAVQIQQIIDIGKLHLNSPVTLIDGVEKVLSALYSNYRLILATKGDLLEQERKLEKSGLAKYFHHIEIMTEKNPENYIKLLKNLDVKASEFVMIGNSLRSDILPVVEIGGMAIYVPYEITWQHEKVTGEIDSTLFVQVEKISDILPYFSISN
- a CDS encoding peroxiredoxin: MENNQVFSMPRIGDKAPEFKAITTQGEINFPKDYHGNWVILFSHPADFTPVCTSEFITFASMEEKFNKLNTKLLGLSVDGLYSHIAWLRTIQEKIEFNGMKNIEVKFPLIEDITMDVSKKYGMIMPGQSDTKAVRAVFIIDPKGIIRTILYYPISTGRNFDEIYRIVVALQTADEFEIATPADWRPGDDVIVPTAGSCGVAKARIEDKNLDCKDWFFCTKKLDKDAIMKKLIK
- a CDS encoding transcriptional repressor, translating into MSSNLNEILHNSGLKITPQRLKILESLIELKNHPTVETIKEHVHKNYPNIALGTIYNTLETFAEKGIVKKIKTEKDFVRYDVITECHHHIYCDKSERIDNYFDIELDNLLKEYFFKKPIEGWDIKEINLQISGTFKEKL
- a CDS encoding glycosyltransferase family 2 protein, producing MTPISVVIITFNEEKNIGRCLESVKNIADEIVVLDSFSTDKTEEICLQHGASFFQHPFDGHIEQKNRAITYATYPHILSLDADEVLSPELEQSIKAVKENWQADGYYFNRLTNYCGKWIRHCGWYPDRKLRLWDSRKGKWGGVNPHDKYMLEPNAKQVFLKGDLLHYSYSSIAEHSRRSDNYSNIAAKAGFERGKRSTIFKIWLYPKWRFFRDYIIKLGFLDGFYGYLICKVNASTTFQKYVKIRQMRIDSKGKVDK
- a CDS encoding ParA family protein, with amino-acid sequence MAKVIALANQKGGVGKTTTAINLAASLAALEKRVLLIDADPQANATSGLGYDARDVKSSIYECIINAVDPVSTMLDTEIEGLKLIPSNIDLVGAEIEILQLPNREYLMKNAISKLRNNFDYVLIDCSPSLGLITLNALTAADSVIIPVQCEYFALEGLGKLLNTIKIVQSKLNVELEIEGFLLTMYDSRLRLGNQIVEEVRNHFENMVFETIIQRNVKLSEAPSYGKPILLYDANSNGSLNYLNLAKELIAKNENV
- a CDS encoding ParB/RepB/Spo0J family partition protein codes for the protein MCAKKSALGRGLGALIEEAPRAQKPVQNSAVVEISLDLIDVNPYQPRTTFDEESLNDLASSIKELGIIQPITVRKTENGRYQIISGERRTRGARLAGLETIPAYVREADDQGMLEMALVENIQRQDLDAIEIAISYQRLIEECNLTQESLSERVGKSRQTIGNHLRLLRLPAEIQKGIRFGVISMGHARTLITIEDLELQLKIFEEIITKELSVRQVEDRIKEIKGNIKGLKSKDSKQKEKPQSELVEEYEKLQKSLTGRFQSPVELKRNTSGKGKIIIHFRNNTEFERILGMFENLNP
- a CDS encoding transglycosylase SLT domain-containing protein, which encodes MIHTFLLIATTVLFGNSSISHDDTVRSEQLFIEQQLMRDYDSLLMSFYVQKSLEDTVCSVGDTLFVSETAMDTTNIVVDLNDSTIMRQMSEMQVLFDVSYNHIVKAYIKVYSEKKRELTETVMGLSEYYFPFFESQLDAANLPLELKYLAVIESALNPRAVSRAGATGLWQFMYATGRYMGLEINSFVDDRRDVTQSTKAAIKYLKQLYSIYGDWTLALAAYNCGPGNVNKAIRRSGGRTNYWEIYYRLPRETRNYVPGFIAAMYVMEHAEDYNLIPKKINMPTLTDTIVIHKQLHLEQVSKVLNIPLSQLRDLNPQYRRDIIPATTSKKYPLRLPYEYAPRFIDNQDSIFKYNDTIYFNPNILVAAPVSSSYNGAPPSKNHKALYYTVAYGDNLGYISNWFDVRLSDLRDWNNIYKNRIRAGQRLLIYVPSSKYSYYDEFNKLDFAAKQKRKGIVVNTDKTTEKTDTQSDTSGKYLYYTLKKGDTLWEIAKKYEGVTDRDLLRINGLTDGKSLKPGQQIKIKRLD